The DNA segment AAATTTTTAACAAGGACAAGGATCCTGTTTTTAGCAGATACATCAAATCGTTGTTAGACGCAAAGATGCTCGAGGTTTGTTCGACTACACTTCCTCAGATGGCGATTCCGGAAGTGTATTCTCATCCTGAATTTATACCGCATCTCAAACAAAGAAATGATAAGTTTAAAAAACGCGCTCAACTGGCGACCGATGCGTTTGCCGGATTGAAAGGAGTGCAGGTGATCGCTCCAAAGGGAGCCTTCTATTTGACTGTCGCTTTCGAAGACGGGGTTCTCAATTCTTCTATGAAGTTAAAGGTAGAAAACGGAAAGGCGTCCGACTTCATTCAACCTTTATTGGCCCAGGCTGCGAACGATCGAAGATTTGTGTATTATCTTTTGGCTTCGACCGGAATTTGTGTGGTTCCGTTGTCCGCATTTTGCACTCGAAAAGACGGGTTTCGAGTCACCTTACTGGAAGAAGACGAAGAAAAATTCAATTGGATCTATAAAACCCTTCGAGATAAGATCGGTGAGTATATCGCTTCCGCGTAAAATCGATTTCGAAAATAGAATGGGGTTTCCAATTTGAAAAGGCCGCTCAAGATCGGACTGATGGATTCCGGAATAGGCGGCTTGTCCGTGCTCAAGGAAATTTTAAAATACAACGTCGACCTCGAGATCGTATATTACGGAGATCTAAAGAACAGTCCGTATGGAGAAAAACCGGCTTCCACCGTTTTAGAGCTGACTCGAAATGTTTGTCATTTTTTGCTCAAGGAGGGAGTCGAAGCCATTCTGCTCGCGTGCAATACGGCAACTTCCGCGGCTGCGGAAACCCTTAGAAAAGAATTTGAAATTCCTATTTTTGGAATGGAGCCCGCGATCAAACCTGCGATTTTACAGAATGTAGGCAAAAAGATAGCCCTGCTCGCGACACCCGTAACTCAGAAAGAAGAAAAACTGCAAAGACTCAAAAAAGAACTGAACGCGGAAGAATCGATTCTTGGTGTTTCCTGTCCCGGTCTTGCGGCGCTTGTTGATGAAGGAAATTTTGAAGCCGCTGAAAGATATCTGCTTCCGATTCTAAAAGATCTAAAGGATCAAAATGTGGAGAATGTCGTACTCGGATGCACGCATTATGTTTTCTTAAAGCCTATCATTCTAAAAAATTATCCGAATGCGATTTTGTATGACGGAAATTTAGGAACAGTAAAACATCTTTTGAATTCTCTCGGATTAAAAACTCTATCCGCCGATCAGACTGTTTCGCGCAAATCCGTTTATAGGCTGATTTTGAATACAAACAACAACTCTCAATATGATCTTGCGGAACAGCTTTTGCGTTTAGAGAGCAAGATTTAGAATGTCCGGGGCCGATCCTTGCCCGAGTTTTCCGGAAGAATTCCTTCCGAGAGACAAAAACCGAAAAAATATTTTTCCTGATTTTTATGAGCCCTTTTTTTGGAAATAAATTTCCAGATTCTATTTTAAATTTTTTTGAAATAAATTTCTAATATTCGATTAAAAAATCCATCTGTTTTTTCGATATAGAGTATAATACAAAAGTTCCTCTGTAGAGAATTTTATCGGAGTGTTTATGATTCGTTTATTTATCGCGATCTCGGTTTTATTTTTTTTCTCAGTTTGTAAAGGCCGGGTTGCCGAAAGTTCGGACGCCGTTGTCACCTTTTTAAAAGGGAAAGCCGTCGTTTTAGAAACCGGAAAAGATCTTTCGCCATTGGCGAATGTAACCGAAAAACAATCGGTCAAAACCGAGAGTGACGCCGTTTTGGATCTGACTTCCAAACTCGGAAGCTTTCGTTTATTGGGTGGAAGTATCGCGAATGTCGCCACCTTGAATGCGGAAACCGCTACCTTTCAAGTTTCCGAAGGAAACGTTCTGATCAAGTCCGCGAAACTTTCCAAAGGACAAAGTTTGACTGTGGATACGCCAACGGTTGTTGCCGCAGTAAGGGGCACTCAGTTTTGGGGAAGGGTCAACGGTAAGGACGAGTCCGGAACTTTTGCGGTTAGAGAGGGATCCGTAGAGATTACCCGTAAATCAGATAACACAAAGGTTTTGATCGAGGCAGGTCAAGCGCTGGATCTAAAACCGGGTGATAAAGAATTTATAAAGAGAGCCGCAGCCAAGGAAGAATTGGCCGCAATGGAGCAAATCGATCAAATGAAATGATTTCCTGAATTCCCGAATCTTCGTCCTTAAGTGCCGGATTTCCCGTATGGATCCGGTTTTTTTTTGTGTGCAGGGATTTTATCTTTCTCAAGCTATTCTAAAAAGAATCGGGATCTGGAAATGGAAGAAAAGATTACATACAAAAGTGCCGGAGTGGATACGGAAAAAGGAAGAGAGTTTGTTCAAAAGATCAAACGAAACGTCGAATCCACTCACGGACCGAGAGTGCTCGGAGGACTCGGAGGTTTTGCGGGCGCTTACGATATCAGCTTTCTCAAAAAATACAACCAACCAGTTCTTTTATCCGGCACCGATGGCGTCGGAACCAAAATTGAAATCGCAAGATTGCTGAACACATTCGATACAGTAGGGATCGATCTTGTAGCGATGTGTGTGAATGATATCCTCGTCTGCGGCGGAGAGCCATTATTCTTCTTGGACTATATCGCGTGTGGAAAATTAGATCCGGAAAAAATGGATCAGATCGTTTCGGGAATCGTCCAAGGATGCAAGTTGTCTAACGCGTCTCTTCTTGGAGGAGAAACCGCGGAACATCCGGGTATCATGAAACCGGATGAGTTTGATCTCGCAGGCTTTGTTGTGGGCGCCGTTGAAAAGGATCTGATGATCGACGGCTCTACGATTCAACCAGGAGATCAAATTTTAGGATTGGAATCCAGCGGTCCTCATAGCAACGGTTTTTCTCTGATCCGCAAATTGCTCTTGAAAGAAGGAAAGTATCTTCCTTCCGAACCTCAAAAGATAAGTTTTTTAAAAGACTATGCTTTGAAACCGACTCGGATCTATGTGCAGAGTATATTAAAACTTTTGCAAAAAGTTCCGGTAAAGGGAATGGTTCATATCACAGGAGGAGGATATCAGGAAAATGTTCCGAGAGTTCTTCCTCAAGGTGCAAGCGCCCGTTTTTATAAGGATAAAATTCCGTCGGGGTACTTTTTTGAAAAAATTAAAAAAGACCACAACCTAGACGAACTCGAAC comes from the Leptospira sp. WS92.C1 genome and includes:
- the purM gene encoding phosphoribosylformylglycinamidine cyclo-ligase; protein product: MEEKITYKSAGVDTEKGREFVQKIKRNVESTHGPRVLGGLGGFAGAYDISFLKKYNQPVLLSGTDGVGTKIEIARLLNTFDTVGIDLVAMCVNDILVCGGEPLFFLDYIACGKLDPEKMDQIVSGIVQGCKLSNASLLGGETAEHPGIMKPDEFDLAGFVVGAVEKDLMIDGSTIQPGDQILGLESSGPHSNGFSLIRKLLLKEGKYLPSEPQKISFLKDYALKPTRIYVQSILKLLQKVPVKGMVHITGGGYQENVPRVLPQGASARFYKDKIPSGYFFEKIKKDHNLDELELFATFNMGIGYMIVVSSENMDLTKEFLESTGESVHWIGEIVSGNKDEVSFV
- a CDS encoding FecR domain-containing protein — encoded protein: MGVFMIRLFIAISVLFFFSVCKGRVAESSDAVVTFLKGKAVVLETGKDLSPLANVTEKQSVKTESDAVLDLTSKLGSFRLLGGSIANVATLNAETATFQVSEGNVLIKSAKLSKGQSLTVDTPTVVAAVRGTQFWGRVNGKDESGTFAVREGSVEITRKSDNTKVLIEAGQALDLKPGDKEFIKRAAAKEELAAMEQIDQMK
- the murI gene encoding glutamate racemase; protein product: MKRPLKIGLMDSGIGGLSVLKEILKYNVDLEIVYYGDLKNSPYGEKPASTVLELTRNVCHFLLKEGVEAILLACNTATSAAAETLRKEFEIPIFGMEPAIKPAILQNVGKKIALLATPVTQKEEKLQRLKKELNAEESILGVSCPGLAALVDEGNFEAAERYLLPILKDLKDQNVENVVLGCTHYVFLKPIILKNYPNAILYDGNLGTVKHLLNSLGLKTLSADQTVSRKSVYRLILNTNNNSQYDLAEQLLRLESKI